The following proteins are co-located in the Sardina pilchardus chromosome 24, fSarPil1.1, whole genome shotgun sequence genome:
- the LOC134073005 gene encoding fatty acid-binding protein, heart-like, producing MAEKFVGTWKLVESENFDEYLKALGVGFAKRQIASQAKPSVTVSVDTDGTITLNTARKDVKFKLNEEFEETTGDDRKTRNVVKLENGVMVQRQTWDGKETTIEREVVSDNKFVTTMKIGNVVAKRTFEKEA from the exons ATGGCCGAGAAGTTTGTTGGAACCTGGAAGTTGGTGGAGAGTGAGAACTTTGATGAGTACCTCAAGGCACTGG GTGTGGGCTTTGCTAAGCGCCAGATCGCGTCCCAGGCCAAACCGAGCGTGACCGTCTCCGTGGATACTGATGGAACCATCACTCTGAATACGGCAAGAAAAGATGTCAAGTTCAAACTGAACGAAGAGTTCGAAGAGACCACCGGGGATGACAGAAAGACTAGA aatGTGGTGAAACTGGAGAACGGTGTGATGGTCCAGAGGCAGACATGGGACGGCAAGGAGACGACCATCGAGAGGGAGGTGGTGAGCGACAACAAGTTTGTCACG ACGATGAAGATCGGAAATGTGGTGGCGAAGAGAACGTTCGAGAAGGAAGCGTGA
- the LOC134073003 gene encoding fatty acid-binding protein, heart-like: MAEKFVGTWKLVESENFDDYLKAMGVGFAKRQIASKAKPSVTVSVATDGTITLSTPRGDIKFKPNEEFDDTTGDDRKARSVVRLDNGVMVQRQTFDGKETTIERKLVSDNKLVMTLKIGDVVAKRTFEKEA; encoded by the exons ATGGCCGAGAAGTTTGTTGGAACCTGGAAGTTGGTGGAGAGTGAGAACTTTGATGACTACCTCAAGGCAATGG GTGTGGGCTTTGCTAAGCGCCAGATCGCGTCCAAAGCCAAACCAAGCGTGACCGTCTCCGTGGCTACTGATGGAACCATCACTCTGAGCACACCAAGAGGAGACATCAAGTTCAAACCCAACGAGGAGTTCGACGACACCACCGGTGATGACAGAAAGGCTAGA agtgTCGTGAGACTGGACAACGGCGTGATGGTCCAGAGGCAGACATTCGATGGCAAGGAGACGACCATCGAGAGGAAGTTGGTGAGCGACAACAAGCTTGTCATG ACACTGAAGATCGGAGACGTGGTGGCGAAGAGAACGTTCGAGAAGGAAGCGTGA